In Nitrososphaera sp., the following are encoded in one genomic region:
- a CDS encoding 50S ribosomal protein L37e: protein MTKGTTSMGNFTRKKTHIRCRRCGHNSYHKRGKRCAKCGYPDAKIRTYGWIKRQVI, encoded by the coding sequence ATGACAAAAGGCACTACCTCGATGGGAAATTTCACCCGCAAAAAGACCCACATCAGATGCAGGAGGTGCGGTCACAATTCATATCACAAGCGGGGAAAGCGTTGCGCAAAGTGCGGATACCCCGATGCAAAAATCCGTACTTACGGTTGGATTAAACGCCAAGTAATCTAG
- a CDS encoding LSM domain-containing protein, with product MSVDMAVKVLDESLGKVVLIKLKGGKVIRGNLHGFDQHMNLLLEESVELLEEGKSNDLGTIVVRGDNVVIISPPPK from the coding sequence GTGTCCGTTGACATGGCAGTAAAGGTTCTCGATGAGAGCCTTGGCAAAGTTGTGCTTATCAAATTGAAAGGAGGCAAGGTAATCAGGGGTAACCTTCACGGCTTTGATCAACACATGAATTTGCTCTTGGAAGAATCCGTTGAGCTTTTGGAAGAGGGCAAGTCAAACGACTTGGGGACGATCGTTGTACGTGGCGATAACGTCGTCATAATATCGCCTCCGCCAAAGTGA
- a CDS encoding creatininase family protein — protein sequence MSNLEFKAASAKTRRAIVPVGSLEQHGPHLPVSTDSIIAEHVSRLVASKTGGFVMPVIAYGISYEHSPMFNISLNSRTLSALAEDICKSLFENGIKEVIFVNGHHGNVGALQYLAQTTLNGAPRGSSVHSLHYWHQLKQEFDHAGFVETSILLHIAPELVRMDKAMPGLRRLGKSEAAYGTITNMPGSFPRLTGNGVWGDPRKATAEHGARMVQEIVEGLSLAISQL from the coding sequence ATGAGCAATCTCGAATTCAAGGCGGCGTCCGCGAAAACGCGCAGGGCAATAGTGCCAGTCGGGTCTCTTGAGCAGCATGGCCCGCACCTGCCAGTCTCCACGGACTCGATAATAGCCGAGCACGTCTCGCGTCTTGTTGCCTCAAAAACAGGGGGCTTTGTGATGCCGGTAATCGCTTATGGGATATCATACGAACATTCGCCAATGTTCAACATCTCTCTAAATAGCAGGACCCTTTCCGCACTTGCTGAGGATATTTGCAAATCTCTGTTTGAGAACGGCATCAAGGAAGTAATTTTCGTTAACGGTCATCACGGCAACGTAGGCGCGTTGCAGTATCTCGCGCAGACAACGTTGAACGGAGCTCCACGCGGATCGAGCGTGCATTCGCTTCACTATTGGCACCAGCTAAAACAAGAATTTGATCATGCGGGCTTTGTGGAAACATCGATACTCCTGCATATTGCGCCAGAGCTCGTGCGAATGGACAAAGCGATGCCGGGTCTCAGAAGACTTGGCAAGTCAGAAGCTGCGTATGGCACGATTACAAACATGCCGGGGTCCTTTCCGCGGCTTACCGGGAACGGTGTGTGGGGAGACCCCCGAAAAGCCACGGCGGAGCATGGCGCTAGGATGGTCCAGGAAATTGTCGAGGGTCTCTCGTTGGCGATTTCCCAGTTATGA
- a CDS encoding formyltetrahydrofolate deformylase, which yields MSDALPAEKTLAEITVVGNDRQGVVADITNFIFRNGGNIEKINQNVVRGLFGMQLEASFAKIQRKNLDKGLAELAEKLEMEIKVHYEEPDRLRNVAILVSREPHCLEKILQARKERTIKANIPVIIGSENSLKAMADEEGIPFHSVIHSDQIEAENKILRLIEQYNVDLIVLARYMRILTPNFVWRYPNRIINIHPSLLPAFPGAYAYVQAYERGARIIGCTAHFVTEDLDQGPIIAQESFKTQSRDTLETIKRKGQELEANTLLEAVKLYLENRLEVYWGKVHIRA from the coding sequence ATGAGCGATGCTCTGCCCGCTGAAAAGACGCTTGCGGAAATCACTGTCGTTGGCAATGATAGGCAGGGCGTCGTGGCAGATATTACGAATTTCATATTCAGAAACGGCGGCAACATTGAAAAGATAAACCAAAACGTCGTAAGGGGCCTCTTTGGAATGCAGCTCGAGGCCTCTTTCGCAAAAATTCAGCGAAAAAACCTTGACAAGGGTCTTGCCGAGCTTGCCGAGAAGCTAGAGATGGAAATCAAGGTTCACTACGAGGAGCCTGACCGCTTGAGAAATGTCGCGATATTGGTGAGCAGAGAACCTCACTGCCTTGAAAAGATCCTGCAGGCCCGAAAAGAAAGAACCATCAAGGCAAACATTCCGGTAATCATTGGGAGTGAGAACAGCCTGAAGGCAATGGCGGATGAGGAAGGCATCCCGTTCCACTCGGTTATTCACTCGGACCAGATAGAGGCAGAGAACAAGATCCTGCGGCTTATTGAGCAATACAACGTTGACCTTATAGTGCTGGCAAGATACATGCGCATACTTACCCCGAATTTTGTTTGGCGCTATCCGAACCGCATTATCAATATCCACCCTTCCCTCCTGCCGGCTTTTCCCGGTGCGTATGCTTATGTCCAAGCGTACGAGCGCGGAGCAAGGATTATCGGATGTACGGCTCACTTTGTAACCGAGGACCTCGATCAGGGTCCGATTATCGCGCAGGAATCATTCAAGACCCAGTCCCGAGACACGCTTGAAACGATTAAGCGCAAGGGGCAGGAGTTAGAGGCAAATACGCTTCTTGAGGCCGTGAAGTTGTACCTTGAAAACAGGCTTGAAGTGTACTGGGGAAAGGTTCACATCCGCGCCTGA